In Stutzerimonas stutzeri, a genomic segment contains:
- the coxB gene encoding cytochrome c oxidase subunit II, translating into MSRHPRVWMGIGLWSLFGHAQAAWDVNMRSGATEVSRSVFDLHMTIFWICVVIGVVVFAAMFWSMLAHRRSKRLESAHFHENTRVEVLWTIIPLLILVGMAVPATRTLIHIYDASESDVDIQITGYQWKWHYKYLGEDVEYFSNLTTPRDQINNLEPKGEHYLLEVDEPLVIPTGAKVRFLITAADVIHSWWVPDLAVKKDAIPGFINESWTRIDKPGIYRGQCTELCGKDHGFMPIVVDVKTPEDYAAWLGEKKAEAAKLAELTSKEWTLEELVSRGEKVYQTNCASCHQAGGEGLPPMFPALKGSPITTGEAEDHLSVVVNGRPGTAMAAFGKQLSEVDIAAVVTYERNAWGNNKGDMVTPKDVLDFKQAEEASQ; encoded by the coding sequence ATGTCGCGACATCCACGAGTTTGGATGGGGATTGGGCTGTGGTCGCTATTCGGTCACGCCCAGGCGGCCTGGGACGTGAATATGCGCTCCGGTGCCACGGAAGTCAGTCGTTCCGTGTTCGATTTGCATATGACGATCTTCTGGATCTGCGTAGTCATCGGCGTGGTGGTGTTCGCCGCCATGTTCTGGTCGATGCTCGCTCACCGCCGTTCCAAGCGGCTGGAGTCGGCACATTTCCACGAGAACACCCGAGTCGAGGTGCTCTGGACCATCATTCCGTTATTGATCCTCGTCGGTATGGCAGTCCCGGCGACCCGCACTCTGATTCACATCTACGACGCGTCCGAATCGGACGTCGACATTCAGATCACTGGCTATCAGTGGAAGTGGCACTACAAGTACCTGGGCGAGGATGTCGAGTACTTCAGCAACCTGACCACCCCACGCGATCAAATCAACAATCTCGAGCCCAAGGGCGAGCATTACCTGCTGGAAGTGGACGAGCCGCTGGTGATTCCGACGGGCGCCAAGGTGCGCTTCCTGATCACCGCAGCGGACGTCATCCACTCCTGGTGGGTACCGGACCTGGCGGTTAAAAAGGACGCCATTCCCGGTTTCATCAACGAATCCTGGACCCGCATCGACAAGCCCGGCATCTACCGCGGCCAATGCACTGAGTTGTGCGGCAAGGACCATGGCTTCATGCCGATCGTCGTGGACGTGAAGACACCGGAAGACTACGCCGCCTGGCTCGGCGAGAAGAAGGCGGAAGCCGCCAAGCTCGCGGAACTGACCAGCAAGGAGTGGACGCTCGAAGAGCTGGTGAGTCGTGGCGAGAAGGTTTACCAGACCAACTGCGCATCCTGCCACCAGGCGGGCGGCGAGGGCCTGCCACCGATGTTCCCGGCATTGAAGGGCTCGCCCATCACCACCGGCGAGGCTGAGGATCATCTCAGCGTTGTCGTCAACGGTAGGCCGGGCACCGCCATGGCGGCCTTTGGCAAGCAGCTGTCGGAGGTCGACATTGCGGCTGTGGTGACCTACGAGCGCAATGCATGGGGCAACAACAAGGGCGACATGGTCACGCCGAAAGACGTGCTCGACTTCAAGCAGGCCGAAGAAGCCAGTCAATAG
- the ctaD gene encoding cytochrome c oxidase subunit I, translated as MSAVIDDHGHAGHDHHHGPAKGLMRWVLTTNHKDIGSMYLWFSFCAFLLGGSMAMVIRAELFQPGLQIVQPEFFNQMTTMHGLIMVFGAVMPAFVGLANWMIPLMIGAPDMALPRLNNFSFWLLPAAFGLLVSTLFMEGGGPNFGWTFYAPLSTTYAPESVTFFIFAIHLMGISSIMGAINVIATILNLRAPGMTLMKMPLFVWTWLITAFLLIAVMPVLAGVVTMMLMDIHFGTSFFSAAGGGDPVLFQHVFWFFGHPEVYIMILPAFGAVSSIIPAFSRKPLFGYTSMVYATGAIAFLSFVVWSHHMFTVGIPVVGELFFMYATMLIAVPTGVKVFNWVSTMWRGSLTFEAPMLFAVAFVILFTIGGFSGLMLAIAPADFQYHDTYFVVAHFHYVLVPGAIFGIFASAYYWLPKWTGHMYDETLAKLHFWMSFIGMNLAFFPMHFVGLAGMPRRIPDYNMMFANFNMVSSIGAFMFGTTQLLFLFIVIKCIRGGPAAAAKPWDGADGLEWSVPSPAPYHTFSVPPSMEELHEHRTGPKHE; from the coding sequence ATGAGTGCAGTGATCGACGATCATGGTCATGCCGGGCATGACCATCACCATGGCCCAGCCAAGGGCCTCATGCGCTGGGTGCTGACGACCAACCACAAGGACATCGGCTCGATGTACCTGTGGTTCAGCTTCTGCGCCTTCCTGCTTGGCGGCTCGATGGCCATGGTCATCCGCGCTGAGCTGTTCCAGCCGGGTCTGCAGATCGTGCAGCCGGAATTCTTCAACCAGATGACCACCATGCACGGCCTGATCATGGTCTTCGGCGCGGTGATGCCGGCGTTCGTCGGCTTGGCCAACTGGATGATTCCACTGATGATCGGTGCGCCGGACATGGCGCTGCCGCGACTGAACAACTTCAGCTTCTGGCTGCTGCCGGCGGCCTTCGGCCTGCTGGTTTCGACCCTGTTCATGGAGGGCGGCGGACCCAACTTCGGCTGGACCTTCTATGCGCCGCTGTCAACGACCTATGCGCCGGAGTCGGTGACCTTCTTCATCTTCGCCATCCACCTGATGGGCATCAGCTCGATCATGGGCGCGATCAACGTCATCGCGACCATCCTCAACCTGCGCGCGCCGGGCATGACGCTGATGAAGATGCCGCTGTTCGTCTGGACCTGGCTGATCACCGCCTTCCTGCTGATCGCAGTGATGCCGGTGCTGGCCGGCGTGGTGACCATGATGCTGATGGATATCCACTTCGGCACCAGCTTCTTCAGCGCGGCCGGCGGCGGCGACCCGGTGTTGTTCCAGCATGTGTTCTGGTTCTTCGGTCACCCCGAGGTGTACATCATGATCCTGCCGGCGTTCGGCGCCGTCAGCTCGATCATCCCCGCCTTCAGCCGCAAGCCGCTGTTCGGCTATACCTCGATGGTCTACGCAACCGGTGCCATCGCCTTTCTCTCGTTCGTCGTCTGGTCGCACCACATGTTCACCGTCGGTATTCCAGTGGTCGGCGAGCTGTTCTTCATGTACGCCACCATGCTGATCGCGGTGCCGACCGGGGTGAAGGTGTTCAACTGGGTGAGCACCATGTGGCGCGGCTCGCTCACCTTCGAGGCGCCGATGCTGTTCGCCGTGGCATTCGTCATCCTCTTTACCATCGGTGGCTTCTCCGGGTTGATGCTGGCGATCGCCCCGGCGGACTTCCAGTACCACGACACCTACTTTGTGGTGGCGCACTTCCACTACGTGCTGGTTCCTGGCGCGATCTTCGGCATCTTCGCCTCGGCGTACTACTGGCTGCCGAAATGGACCGGCCACATGTACGACGAAACGCTGGCCAAACTGCACTTCTGGATGAGCTTCATCGGCATGAACCTGGCGTTCTTCCCGATGCACTTCGTCGGACTGGCCGGCATGCCGCGACGCATTCCGGACTACAACATGATGTTCGCCAACTTCAATATGGTCTCGAGCATCGGTGCCTTCATGTTCGGGACGACTCAGCTGTTGTTCCTGTTCATCGTCATCAAATGCATTCGCGGTGGCCCAGCTGCCGCCGCCAAGCCCTGGGATGGTGCCGATGGTCTGGAGTGGAGCGTGCCGTCTCCGGCGCCTTATCACACCTTCAGCGTGCCGCCGAGCATGGAAGAACTCCACGAGCACCGCACGGGACCCAAGCATGAATAG
- a CDS encoding cytochrome c oxidase assembly protein: MSDSLPTARLVRRLLIVVVAMFAFGFALVPIYDVMCKAFGINGKTAGAYEGTQITDEAREIRVQFLATNASGMVWEFQPMADQISVNPGATREMLFVAYNPTDKPMTAQAVPSISPSKAAAYFHKTECFCFTQQVLQPGERIEMPVRFIVDRDLPSDVRHLTLAYTLFDITSRQPPVAVVDQASVVAAKESLQ; this comes from the coding sequence ATGAGCGATTCTCTGCCCACCGCCCGGCTTGTCCGCCGGCTATTGATTGTGGTCGTCGCGATGTTCGCCTTCGGCTTCGCGCTGGTGCCGATCTACGACGTCATGTGTAAGGCCTTCGGCATCAACGGCAAGACCGCGGGTGCCTATGAGGGGACGCAGATTACCGACGAGGCACGCGAGATACGGGTGCAGTTTCTCGCCACCAACGCGTCAGGGATGGTCTGGGAATTCCAGCCGATGGCCGATCAGATCAGTGTCAATCCCGGCGCCACCCGAGAAATGCTCTTCGTCGCCTACAACCCCACCGACAAGCCGATGACGGCACAGGCCGTGCCCAGCATTTCGCCCTCGAAGGCGGCCGCGTATTTCCACAAGACCGAATGTTTCTGCTTTACCCAGCAGGTGCTACAGCCTGGTGAGCGCATCGAAATGCCGGTGCGTTTCATTGTCGATCGTGATTTGCCCTCGGACGTGCGTCATCTGACGCTCGCCTACACCCTGTTCGATATCACGTCTCGCCAACCTCCCGTCGCCGTCGTTGATCAGGCGTCCGTGGTGGCGGCCAAGGAGAGTCTGCAATGA